A genomic segment from Antedon mediterranea chromosome 6, ecAntMedi1.1, whole genome shotgun sequence encodes:
- the LOC140051159 gene encoding dickkopf-related protein 4-like: MCVLSQSILSVLVVCVAVSLPSQGVYVPGGSSTRRRHRNGKQSVRTQSQENRAGGADTDRPTVFERTLVLCTNDNSCEKREFCHGGEGHKSCLPCRKPGRRCHRNEMCCRGNECVDGVCRSKKVSANSRFEPVVDEESIAQDTKANMFRLQEDDRCQSSIECDVGLCCAQHYWSKICKKILVEDDVCTKKRSSIDLFQRCDCGEGLACKRNPNPQLRLHYCQAVKNKETQTTKPTEESKKESPIRIVVGSSKEVYEIDSFSETTTDKNKGHTDVLRDLIVQ; encoded by the exons ATGTGTGTGTTATCTCAGAGTATATTGTCTGTTTTGGTTGTGTGTGTAGCTGTGTCGTTGCCTTCACAAGGGGTGTACGTTCCTGGGGGATCTTCCACTCGCAGACGTCATCGCAATGGTAAACAATCCGTAAGGACACAGTCACAAGAAAATAGAGCAGGGGGTGCAGACACAGATAGGCCAACAGTATTTGAAAGGACACTT GTTTTATGCACTAATGACAATTCTTGTGAAAAGAGGGAATTCTGCCATGGTGGAGAGGGCCACAAGTCATGTTTGCCCTGTAGGAAACCAGGACGCCGTTGTCATAGAAATGAAATGTGTTGCCGCGGTAACGAATGCGTAGACGGTGTTTGTCGTTCAAAGAAAGTATCAGCTAACTCAAGATTCGAACCTGTCGTCGATGAAGAGAGTATTGCTCAAGACACAAAAGCAAATATGTTTAGAC TTCAAGAAGATGATCGCTGTCAAAGTTCAATTGAATGTGACGTAGGTCTCTGTTGTGCACAACACTATTGGTCAAAAATCTGTAAAAAGATTCTGGTAGAGGACGATGTGTGTACAAAGAAGCGAAGTTCAATAGATTTGTTTCAACGGTGTGATTGTGGAGAAGGCCTAGCTTGTAAACGTAACCCGAATCCCCAGTTACGCCTCCACTACTGCCAGGCAGTAAAAAATAAGGAAACACAAACAACAAAACCAACTGAAGAAAGCAAGAAAGAATCACCAATAAGAATAGTAGTTGGTAGCAGTAAAGAAGTCTATGAAATTGACTCTTTTTCAGAGACGACAACAGACAAGAACAAAGGTCACACTGACGTTTTAAGGGACTTAATAGTTCAATAA